A genome region from Gemmatimonadaceae bacterium includes the following:
- a CDS encoding NAD(P)-dependent oxidoreductase, with amino-acid sequence MKASGASASGSGAGTILFGGSGFLGPYILGNYPEIISVGRTAPTTGNRHIHIDSLSDLRPLNGVDFDSVIYIIGNTDHYNLEKDSLEPGEPTAFDYHVTPFVQAMEQLKRYPIRKLIHFSTILLYDRERLSLPVDEHAPIDPYRTRYVLSKFMAEEACKFYSAWVPIINVRLSNIYGPTRLERYDLIHVLIRKLLDNRSGSVWTTRPERDFIYVEDAAHAVVKLLDADYCGTLNLGTGTMNSVGEVVDLLREISGCPIEVEGREVNGPMQFRCDMRTVNSLIDWTPRYSTEAGVRRTYQLMSEWARA; translated from the coding sequence GTGAAGGCTTCGGGCGCAAGCGCCAGTGGCTCCGGCGCTGGAACTATCCTGTTTGGGGGCAGTGGCTTCCTCGGACCGTACATCCTTGGCAACTATCCTGAAATAATCTCGGTAGGGCGGACCGCACCGACGACGGGAAATCGTCACATCCACATCGATTCGTTGTCCGATCTCAGGCCACTGAACGGTGTGGATTTCGACAGCGTCATCTACATAATCGGAAATACCGATCACTACAATCTTGAGAAGGATTCGCTTGAACCCGGCGAACCGACGGCATTCGACTATCACGTGACGCCCTTTGTCCAGGCGATGGAGCAGCTTAAGCGCTACCCGATCAGGAAGCTCATCCACTTTTCCACCATCCTGCTATACGACCGTGAGCGGCTGTCGCTACCCGTAGATGAGCACGCGCCGATCGATCCGTACCGTACTCGCTATGTCCTGAGCAAGTTCATGGCGGAGGAAGCGTGCAAGTTCTACTCGGCCTGGGTCCCGATCATCAACGTACGGCTCTCGAACATCTATGGGCCGACGCGGCTGGAGCGGTACGATCTCATCCACGTGCTGATACGGAAGCTTCTCGACAACAGGTCGGGCTCCGTCTGGACGACCAGGCCTGAGCGCGATTTTATTTACGTCGAGGACGCCGCTCACGCAGTTGTGAAGCTGCTTGACGCCGACTATTGCGGGACGCTGAACCTTGGCACCGGAACTATGAATTCCGTGGGCGAGGTGGTGGATCTGCTGCGGGAGATCAGCGGATGTCCTATCGAGGTCGAGGGCCGCGAAGTGAATGGGCCCATGCAGTTCCGATGCGACATGCGCACGGTGAACTCGCTTATCGATTGGACGCCGCGGTATTCGACCGAAGCCGGCGTACGTCGCACTTATCAGCTGATGTCGGAATGGGCGCGGGCATAA
- a CDS encoding class I SAM-dependent methyltransferase, with translation MTQLGYIVNPRIVYKNFPFVSGTTQTATRHLQSLPPRLVGMMGLTAQSFAVDIGSNDGTLLKAYVPFGVKHLGVDPSGDPVRIAREQGIPTMHAFFDDDSVSEIIAEHGRADAITACGVFGHIADLAGLMAAVKRLLAPGGVFATDSQYWLDTMARRHYDNMFHQHLRYYSVKPLAHLFADYGMEVFEVERSEVYGGSIRVFAGHSGEHAATPAVAELQRDEAEAALYDRATNESFARDTAQQRSRLFDAVHAHVRAGRKVIGIGAPAKAATVCNYCRLGPEMIDYITEVNPLRMGRYLPGVHIPIVDEEHMFKDSRPADAAVLFAWNYHDEIVPRLRQRGFAGEIILP, from the coding sequence TTGACGCAGCTCGGGTATATCGTGAATCCGCGCATCGTCTACAAGAATTTTCCGTTCGTCAGCGGGACGACTCAGACGGCAACGCGGCACCTGCAGAGCCTCCCGCCGCGGCTCGTCGGGATGATGGGGCTTACCGCTCAGTCCTTCGCTGTGGACATCGGGTCGAATGACGGAACGCTTCTGAAAGCGTATGTGCCGTTCGGCGTGAAGCACCTGGGCGTTGATCCTTCCGGCGACCCCGTGCGAATAGCAAGGGAACAGGGCATTCCGACGATGCACGCTTTTTTCGACGATGACTCAGTATCGGAGATAATTGCCGAGCACGGCCGGGCGGATGCCATAACGGCCTGTGGGGTGTTCGGCCACATCGCCGACCTCGCCGGCCTGATGGCAGCGGTTAAGCGACTGCTGGCGCCGGGCGGCGTGTTCGCTACGGATTCCCAGTACTGGCTCGACACCATGGCGCGGCGGCATTACGACAACATGTTTCACCAGCATCTGCGATACTACTCCGTGAAGCCGCTAGCGCACCTGTTCGCTGACTACGGCATGGAGGTTTTCGAGGTTGAGAGGTCGGAGGTGTACGGCGGCTCGATTCGCGTTTTTGCCGGCCACTCCGGGGAGCACGCCGCTACTCCGGCGGTCGCCGAGCTGCAGCGCGACGAGGCTGAGGCCGCGTTGTACGACCGCGCAACCAACGAGAGCTTCGCGCGCGACACGGCTCAACAGCGATCAAGGCTTTTCGACGCGGTTCACGCGCACGTCCGCGCCGGACGCAAGGTGATCGGAATCGGCGCGCCCGCCAAAGCGGCCACGGTCTGCAACTACTGCCGTCTCGGGCCCGAAATGATCGACTACATCACTGAGGTCAATCCGCTGCGGATGGGCAGGTATTTGCCTGGTGTCCACATTCCGATAGTGGACGAGGAGCACATGTTCAAGGATTCGCGCCCGGCCGACGCGGCGGTGCTGTTTGCGTGGAATTACCACGACGAGATCGTTCCACGGCTAAGGCAGCGGGGATTTGCCGGCGAGATCATTCTTCCGTGA
- a CDS encoding DegT/DnrJ/EryC1/StrS family aminotransferase: protein MTTVTRAASIYDTLPDRRSIHACCESRLARNLPAIRQYIPSVPTSTMTAARQQIGVGGFRTSARAKELVMQVLDSNRITSGPMMSRFEAEIAEMHGCRFGLMSNSGTSALQIALAALKETYGWADGDEVIVPALTFVATANVVLYNNMIPVFADVDPCHYTLDPGAVERRVTPRTRAIMPVHIGGMPCDMDPILEIAQRHGLRIVEDSAETMFARYRGRPVGSFGDVGCFSTYAAHIITTGVGGVCTTSDPDLLVMMKSIMNHGRDSIYIRIDDDAGMSGAGLFQVADRRFSFVRLGHSFRATEMEAALGVAQVEEKDEHWARRQRTAARYHAALSSLGGRLQLPSVRPETDHAYMFYPLVLTDPSLTRASAIQFLEERGVETRYLLPLINQPVYRSMFGNLDAEYPVAARLNETAFYVGCHPEMTDDDVDYVIDCLQTFFSDRP, encoded by the coding sequence TTGACGACTGTAACACGAGCCGCGAGTATTTACGACACGTTGCCCGACAGGCGCAGCATCCATGCCTGCTGCGAGTCGCGGCTTGCGCGCAACCTGCCAGCGATCCGTCAATACATCCCATCCGTTCCAACCTCGACCATGACAGCGGCGCGGCAGCAGATAGGTGTTGGCGGCTTTCGAACGTCTGCCCGCGCGAAAGAACTTGTGATGCAGGTGCTCGATAGCAACCGGATCACATCCGGTCCGATGATGAGCCGGTTCGAGGCCGAGATCGCGGAAATGCACGGCTGTCGCTTCGGGTTGATGAGCAACAGCGGGACAAGCGCCCTTCAGATCGCGCTCGCCGCGCTCAAGGAGACGTACGGCTGGGCTGACGGCGACGAGGTTATCGTTCCCGCGCTGACTTTTGTCGCAACCGCCAACGTCGTGCTCTACAACAACATGATCCCGGTGTTCGCCGACGTGGACCCGTGTCACTACACGCTTGACCCGGGGGCCGTGGAGCGCCGGGTCACGCCCCGCACGCGTGCGATCATGCCTGTTCACATTGGGGGTATGCCGTGCGATATGGATCCCATCCTCGAAATCGCGCAGAGGCATGGACTTCGAATTGTCGAGGATTCCGCAGAGACGATGTTCGCGAGGTACCGCGGGAGGCCAGTTGGATCGTTCGGAGATGTTGGCTGCTTCTCGACGTACGCCGCCCATATAATCACGACCGGCGTCGGTGGCGTGTGCACCACGAGCGATCCGGACTTGCTGGTGATGATGAAGAGCATCATGAATCACGGGCGCGACTCGATCTACATCCGCATTGACGACGACGCGGGCATGAGCGGCGCCGGCCTGTTTCAAGTGGCCGACCGGCGCTTTTCGTTCGTCCGGCTGGGCCACAGCTTCCGGGCGACAGAGATGGAAGCCGCGCTCGGCGTCGCGCAGGTTGAAGAAAAGGATGAACACTGGGCGAGGCGGCAGCGGACCGCCGCACGTTACCATGCCGCGCTGTCATCGCTGGGCGGCCGCCTTCAGCTGCCCTCAGTCAGACCCGAGACGGATCACGCGTACATGTTCTATCCTCTCGTGTTGACCGACCCGTCGTTAACTCGTGCGAGCGCTATTCAGTTTCTCGAGGAGCGCGGAGTCGAGACGAGATACCTGCTTCCACTCATCAACCAGCCGGTCTATCGGTCGATGTTCGGAAACCTGGACGCCGAGTACCCGGTGGCGGCGCGCCTCAACGAGACCGCTTTTTATGTAGGTTGTCACCCTGAAATGACGGACGATGACGTCGATTATGTCATCGACTGCCTGCAAACATTCTTCAGCGATCGCCCATGA
- a CDS encoding glycosyltransferase family 4 protein, which translates to MTTPLRFCFPTTFYPPYSFGGDAVATQRLARALVNRGHHVTVVHDIDAYNTLHDGPAPPAPVRNDGVEVIAIESGAAPLSLLLTQQTGRPTLNARKLGEILGDGRFDVINFQNPSLVGGPGLLSYGGVATRLYMAHDHWLVCPTHVLRRHNRELCDHRECFRCQLHYRRPPQLWRWTSYLNDQLRHIHAFIAMSEFSRDKHYEFGFPRVMEVMPNFLPDPDPPATIATPEAISPPPHARPYFLFVGRLEKIKGLDQVIPLFRQYPDADLLIAGDGNHAGALRSLADGNEQVIFLGRIPLEDLKRYYRRAVATIVPSVCYETFGIIIIESFKERTPVIARRLGPFPEIMRQSDGGELFETDAELLSAMRRLQSDPAYREEKACSAYRAYVDLWSESVVVPRYLDIVARART; encoded by the coding sequence ATGACGACTCCGCTACGCTTCTGCTTTCCCACGACGTTCTATCCGCCCTATAGTTTCGGTGGCGACGCGGTGGCGACGCAGCGTCTTGCGCGCGCTCTCGTGAACCGCGGACACCATGTGACGGTCGTCCATGACATTGACGCCTACAACACACTACACGACGGTCCGGCACCACCGGCGCCCGTGCGAAACGACGGCGTCGAAGTCATCGCCATCGAATCCGGCGCCGCGCCGTTGTCCCTGCTGCTGACCCAGCAGACCGGACGTCCCACCTTGAACGCCCGCAAACTCGGCGAAATCCTCGGCGACGGCCGCTTCGACGTCATCAACTTCCAGAACCCGTCTCTCGTTGGCGGACCCGGCTTGCTGTCCTACGGCGGCGTCGCAACGCGGCTCTACATGGCGCACGACCATTGGCTGGTGTGTCCGACCCACGTGCTGCGGAGGCATAACCGCGAACTGTGCGACCATCGCGAATGCTTCCGTTGTCAGCTCCACTACAGGCGCCCACCCCAGTTGTGGCGGTGGACCAGCTATCTCAACGACCAGCTTCGCCACATCCATGCGTTCATCGCGATGAGCGAGTTCAGCAGGGACAAACACTACGAGTTCGGATTTCCGCGCGTTATGGAAGTGATGCCGAACTTTCTCCCCGATCCGGATCCGCCAGCGACGATCGCAACGCCAGAAGCCATCTCTCCGCCGCCTCATGCGCGACCCTACTTCCTGTTCGTTGGACGCCTCGAGAAAATCAAGGGACTGGATCAGGTCATCCCGTTGTTCAGACAGTATCCGGACGCTGACCTGTTAATCGCGGGCGATGGAAATCACGCGGGCGCGCTTCGCTCCCTCGCCGACGGAAACGAGCAAGTGATTTTTCTGGGGCGCATACCGCTAGAGGATCTCAAACGCTACTACCGCCGCGCTGTTGCGACCATCGTTCCATCGGTGTGCTACGAGACGTTCGGGATCATCATCATTGAATCCTTCAAGGAACGAACACCGGTTATTGCGCGGCGACTCGGCCCATTCCCCGAGATAATGCGACAATCTGACGGAGGAGAGTTGTTCGAGACCGACGCTGAGCTGCTGAGCGCAATGCGCCGTCTGCAGTCCGACCCGGCCTACCGGGAGGAGAAAGCGTGCAGCGCCTATCGGGCTTACGTTGACCTTTGGTCCGAAAGTGTGGTGGTTCCGCGTTATCTCGACATCGTTGCGCGTGCGCGCACATGA